In Terriglobia bacterium, a single window of DNA contains:
- a CDS encoding malate synthase, whose protein sequence is MFRNDILQKFPDLFGAKKVNGRDVNVEETIIALTRELRPSITAALSARREMLQSPAPVREKYGWPKWDAKYVDPISGQSWTWRQIVQGMIDNFLGRESQWRWRLNDEVPIPADAHPTRNPGLELTGPWHPLDMAFNALNSPAPMNMPDFEDASPPHFQPDGTPANQPVGIFAALQNAKEIFAGQWNGRAYEVSKKGKKREYRITIPPAKWPTRFGRPPGIHINYDHVTVDGQPAPALVVVTVLWIFNNYDSLTKSGTGVYFYIPKIQTPEEALIQEKLLARLEGMIGVPAGTFKIKVLYEEGNAGRTLPAIAWVLRRRLLGTNVGRWDYLGSLMEMWKDDPQGVYPDPQSINMAAPNMIAYQRYNALMMLMAGMKNGELENGAPIGGMAAVMIYQLGDPYGRSRYNPLALRAMVVDKLRERLLGLMFVPDEPLEEGQQPTLEEILAKQIKGRLYDAYRQSWVASPEPAYVAAGNTPLQAPVERLQAILDARTKTEPVKDQPVPTVTSGISEAERHVLESRGLLDTHGKITPQIITRESLDTPEKLFSQELWDLIYGVPKGEITIERIQHAFYMAANYGFQILNGNFAAAIDDYELKLRFMNDLATYRIDVSWLWTLLHHQAAITKDGYLKRPALTEDGVEPAANADQVKAGTRFTRELFDKLWTYHNEWTQAFFAEQDRRGDPGRFDRSKADLIMELLHKQLLSSRYIQHSARVLFVVGQTAKKESAQLLEAIFDLSREEAVKRVQAGTLSQAALAAHDYVFDIFAK, encoded by the coding sequence ATCTTCCGTAACGACATTCTCCAGAAGTTTCCTGATTTGTTCGGGGCCAAGAAGGTCAACGGCCGTGACGTCAACGTAGAAGAGACCATCATCGCGCTGACGCGTGAGCTGCGTCCGTCCATCACCGCTGCCCTGAGTGCGCGCCGCGAGATGCTGCAGTCGCCGGCCCCTGTGCGCGAAAAATACGGCTGGCCCAAGTGGGACGCGAAATACGTAGACCCCATCAGCGGCCAGTCCTGGACCTGGCGCCAGATCGTCCAGGGCATGATTGATAACTTCCTAGGCCGCGAGAGCCAGTGGCGCTGGCGCCTGAATGACGAAGTCCCCATCCCCGCCGACGCGCATCCCACGCGCAATCCCGGCCTCGAACTCACCGGGCCTTGGCATCCGTTGGATATGGCCTTCAACGCATTGAACAGTCCCGCGCCCATGAACATGCCGGATTTCGAAGATGCCTCGCCGCCGCACTTTCAGCCGGATGGTACGCCCGCCAACCAGCCGGTGGGAATTTTTGCCGCCTTGCAGAACGCGAAAGAGATCTTTGCCGGCCAGTGGAACGGACGGGCGTATGAAGTTTCCAAGAAGGGCAAGAAGCGCGAGTACCGGATCACCATTCCTCCGGCCAAGTGGCCCACGCGCTTCGGCCGCCCGCCCGGCATCCACATCAACTATGACCACGTCACCGTGGATGGCCAGCCCGCGCCGGCTCTGGTCGTAGTCACGGTCCTGTGGATCTTCAACAATTACGATTCGCTCACCAAGTCCGGTACCGGCGTGTACTTCTACATTCCCAAAATCCAAACGCCCGAGGAAGCGCTCATTCAAGAAAAGCTTTTGGCGCGCCTCGAAGGCATGATCGGCGTGCCCGCCGGCACCTTCAAGATCAAAGTCCTGTACGAAGAAGGCAACGCCGGACGCACTCTGCCCGCCATCGCCTGGGTCCTCCGCCGGCGCCTGCTGGGGACCAACGTAGGCCGCTGGGATTATCTCGGCAGTCTGATGGAGATGTGGAAGGACGATCCGCAAGGCGTCTATCCCGACCCGCAAAGCATCAACATGGCTGCGCCCAACATGATTGCCTACCAGCGCTACAACGCGCTGATGATGCTGATGGCCGGCATGAAAAACGGCGAGCTTGAGAATGGCGCTCCTATCGGCGGCATGGCTGCGGTGATGATCTACCAGCTCGGCGACCCCTACGGCCGTTCGCGCTACAACCCGCTCGCGTTGCGCGCCATGGTGGTGGATAAGCTGCGTGAACGTTTGCTCGGCCTGATGTTTGTGCCCGACGAACCCCTGGAAGAAGGCCAGCAACCGACGCTCGAAGAGATTCTGGCCAAGCAGATTAAGGGACGCCTGTACGATGCCTACCGGCAAAGCTGGGTGGCCAGTCCCGAACCGGCGTACGTCGCTGCCGGCAACACGCCTCTGCAAGCGCCCGTGGAGCGGCTCCAGGCAATTCTGGATGCCCGGACGAAGACCGAGCCGGTGAAAGACCAGCCTGTCCCCACGGTCACCAGCGGCATCAGCGAAGCGGAGCGCCACGTGCTGGAGTCACGAGGCCTGTTGGATACACACGGCAAGATCACTCCGCAGATCATTACCCGGGAATCGTTGGACACGCCGGAGAAACTTTTTTCTCAAGAACTTTGGGATTTGATCTACGGCGTTCCCAAGGGCGAGATCACCATCGAACGCATTCAGCACGCCTTCTACATGGCCGCAAACTACGGCTTTCAGATCCTCAACGGCAACTTCGCCGCCGCCATTGACGACTACGAACTCAAACTGCGCTTCATGAATGACCTGGCCACCTACCGCATTGACGTCTCCTGGCTGTGGACGCTGCTCCATCATCAGGCGGCCATCACTAAAGACGGCTACCTCAAGCGCCCGGCCCTCACGGAAGACGGCGTGGAGCCCGCCGCCAACGCCGACCAGGTCAAGGCCGGGACCCGCTTCACCCGCGAGCTGTTCGACAAGCTGTGGACCTATCACAACGAGTGGACGCAGGCCTTCTTCGCTGAGCAGGACCGCCGCGGTGATCCCGGCCGTTTTGACCGCAGCAAGGCCGACCTGATCATGGAGCTGCTCCACAAACAGCTGCTTTCTTCGCGCTACATCCAGCACAGCGCCCGCGTGCTGTTCGTTGTGGGCCAGACCGCCAAGAAAGAAAGCGCGCAATTGCTGGAGGCCATCTTTGATCTCTCGCGTGAAGAAGCGGTGAAGCGCGTCCAGGCCGGCACGTTGAGCCAGGCAGCGCTGGCCGCGCACGACTACGTGTTTGATATTTTTGCGAAGTGA
- the rpmE gene encoding 50S ribosomal protein L31 produces the protein MKEAIHPAYKEVHVHCACGNTFNTRSTHKGDISLEICSNCHPFFTGKQKLLDTAGRIERFRRKYEKAGAPKK, from the coding sequence ATGAAGGAAGCGATTCATCCCGCTTACAAAGAAGTCCACGTGCATTGCGCATGCGGCAACACGTTTAACACCCGCTCCACGCACAAAGGCGACATTAGCCTGGAAATCTGCTCCAACTGCCATCCGTTCTTTACCGGCAAGCAGAAGCTGCTGGACACCGCCGGACGCATCGAGCGCTTCCGCCGCAAATACGAAAAAGCCGGAGCACCCAAGAAATAA
- a CDS encoding DUF885 domain-containing protein, whose translation MTDTPFPQGPKDPKTGQIDYRALVDRYFDEYYFKFNPSSGTQAGFHQYDAKLEDYSRAGLQKQISVLKQFKAEFEAVEAKKLPADVAVDHHLILNDINSRLLALENIRFWEKNPDVYSSGITGSVFTIMSRTFAPPEERLKSVIAREKQVPAVFRAARQNLKNPPPIYVDVAVEQIPGLISFFQKDVPEAFKDVKDEALLKEFSATNAQVMAELKSYGEWMQKELKPQAHGDFRIGADNFRRKLLYDEMVDIPLPRLLEIGMANLRLNQQAFKDAAAKIDPSKTPQQILAELEKDHPDPDKLLQAFRDTLGGLKDFLQQHHIVKLPSEVLPIVEETPPFARALTFASMDTPGPFEKVAKEAFFNVTLPEKTWNAKEVEEHMAGFNRGTVISTAVHEAYPGHYTQFLWVPYAPSKVRKLLGCSSNAEGWAHYSEQMMLDEGYGRTPGTDQDHDVAFLKLRLGQLQDALLRNARFIVGIQMHTGKMTFDQGVEFFEKEGYQSHMNGLRETKRGTADPTYLYYTLGKLEIMKLRDDYKKKLGDKFTLEGFHSEFLKQGFPPVKLVRKIMLGDDSPVL comes from the coding sequence ATGACCGACACTCCTTTCCCCCAGGGTCCGAAAGACCCGAAAACCGGGCAGATTGATTACCGCGCGCTGGTAGACCGCTATTTTGACGAGTACTACTTCAAGTTCAATCCCTCGTCGGGGACGCAAGCCGGCTTCCACCAGTATGACGCCAAGCTGGAGGACTACTCGCGCGCCGGACTGCAAAAGCAGATTTCCGTACTCAAGCAGTTCAAAGCCGAGTTCGAGGCGGTGGAGGCGAAGAAACTTCCCGCCGACGTCGCCGTGGACCACCACCTCATCCTGAACGACATCAACAGCCGCCTGCTGGCGCTGGAGAACATACGCTTCTGGGAGAAAAATCCTGACGTTTATTCCTCCGGCATCACCGGTTCCGTCTTCACCATCATGTCGCGGACGTTTGCGCCGCCGGAGGAGCGGCTGAAGTCGGTGATCGCCCGCGAAAAGCAGGTTCCGGCGGTCTTCCGGGCTGCGCGGCAAAACCTGAAGAACCCGCCGCCCATTTACGTTGACGTGGCGGTGGAGCAGATTCCCGGCCTGATCAGCTTTTTCCAGAAAGACGTGCCGGAAGCCTTCAAAGACGTGAAGGATGAAGCGCTGCTCAAAGAGTTCTCGGCGACGAACGCGCAGGTGATGGCCGAACTCAAGAGTTACGGCGAGTGGATGCAAAAAGAGCTGAAGCCGCAGGCCCATGGCGACTTCCGCATCGGCGCCGATAATTTCCGCAGGAAACTACTCTATGACGAAATGGTGGACATTCCGCTGCCCCGGCTGCTGGAAATCGGCATGGCCAACCTGCGGCTGAACCAGCAGGCGTTCAAGGACGCGGCCGCCAAGATCGATCCCAGCAAGACGCCGCAGCAGATTCTGGCCGAGTTGGAAAAAGACCATCCTGATCCTGACAAGCTGCTGCAAGCCTTCCGCGACACGCTGGGTGGGCTGAAAGATTTCCTGCAACAGCACCACATCGTAAAACTGCCGTCGGAAGTCCTGCCGATCGTGGAAGAGACGCCGCCCTTCGCCCGCGCATTGACCTTCGCTTCCATGGACACGCCGGGGCCGTTTGAGAAAGTCGCCAAAGAAGCGTTCTTCAACGTCACCCTGCCGGAGAAAACCTGGAACGCCAAGGAAGTGGAAGAACACATGGCCGGGTTCAATCGGGGCACCGTGATCTCCACAGCGGTGCATGAAGCCTATCCCGGCCACTACACGCAGTTTCTGTGGGTGCCGTACGCGCCGTCGAAAGTGCGCAAGCTCCTGGGCTGCAGCTCCAACGCGGAAGGCTGGGCGCACTATTCCGAACAGATGATGCTGGACGAAGGCTATGGCCGCACGCCCGGCACCGACCAGGACCACGACGTGGCGTTCCTCAAGCTGCGCCTGGGCCAGTTGCAGGACGCGCTGCTGCGCAACGCAAGGTTCATCGTGGGAATCCAAATGCACACGGGCAAGATGACCTTTGACCAAGGCGTGGAGTTCTTTGAAAAAGAAGGTTACCAATCGCACATGAACGGCCTGCGCGAAACCAAGCGCGGTACCGCCGACCCGACGTATCTTTATTACACGCTGGGCAAACTGGAGATCATGAAGCTGCGCGACGATTACAAGAAGAAGCTGGGCGACAAGTTCACGCTGGAAGGCTTCCATAGCGAATTTCTGAAACAAGGCTTCCCGCCGGTGAAGCTGGTGCGGAAGATCATGCTGGGGGATGATAGTCCGGTGCTCTAA
- the galU gene encoding UTP--glucose-1-phosphate uridylyltransferase GalU yields the protein MKMRVRKAVFPAAGLGTRFLPATKAQPKEMLPLVDKPIIQYGVEEALAAGCDQIIIITGRGKTAIEDHFDTSYELEKMLEERGKTDLLAVVRQISDMIHVAYVRQREALGLGHAVLMARELVGDEPFAVLLADDVIDAQKPVLKQMMEVFDETQSSVIAAMEVNGPAISSYGVLDAQRIDSKFGGRLYDVKHLVEKPKMEDAPSNLAIIGRYILTPKIFETLEHTPLGAGGELQLTDGLRGLLQAGEKIFGYAFEGKRHDTGDKLGFLKATVEFALKRKDMGKQFAEYLKTLDLNGR from the coding sequence ATGAAAATGCGCGTTCGCAAGGCCGTGTTTCCCGCTGCCGGACTGGGCACGCGGTTTCTTCCCGCCACCAAAGCCCAGCCCAAGGAAATGCTGCCGCTGGTGGACAAGCCCATCATCCAGTACGGCGTGGAAGAAGCGCTGGCCGCGGGCTGCGACCAGATCATCATCATCACCGGCCGCGGTAAGACCGCCATTGAAGACCACTTTGACACCAGTTACGAACTGGAAAAAATGCTGGAAGAACGCGGCAAAACCGACCTGCTGGCCGTGGTGCGGCAGATTTCTGACATGATCCACGTGGCTTATGTCCGCCAGAGAGAAGCACTGGGGCTGGGACACGCCGTGCTGATGGCCCGCGAATTGGTGGGCGACGAGCCTTTCGCCGTCCTGCTGGCCGATGACGTGATTGACGCGCAAAAACCTGTCCTCAAGCAGATGATGGAAGTGTTTGATGAAACCCAGTCGTCAGTGATTGCCGCGATGGAGGTCAACGGTCCGGCTATTTCTTCTTACGGCGTGCTCGATGCGCAAAGGATTGACAGCAAGTTCGGCGGGCGGCTTTACGACGTGAAGCACCTGGTGGAAAAACCCAAGATGGAAGATGCTCCTTCCAATCTGGCGATTATCGGCCGCTACATTCTCACGCCCAAAATCTTTGAGACCCTGGAACACACTCCGCTGGGGGCGGGCGGCGAACTCCAGCTCACCGACGGCCTGCGCGGCCTGCTGCAAGCCGGCGAGAAAATCTTTGGCTACGCCTTTGAAGGCAAACGCCACGACACCGGCGACAAACTGGGCTTCCTGAAAGCCACCGTGGAGTTTGCCCTGAAACGCAAAGACATGGGCAAACAGTTTGCGGAGTACTTGAAGACGCTGGATCTGAACGGACGCTGA
- a CDS encoding Trm112 family protein: MMLKAILDLLACPVAECRKPLTLAADERSLQCTGCGRVYPVRDGIPILLVEETK, translated from the coding sequence ATGATGCTCAAAGCCATCCTCGACCTGCTGGCCTGTCCCGTGGCGGAATGCCGCAAGCCGCTCACGCTGGCCGCGGACGAGAGGTCGCTGCAATGCACCGGATGTGGACGCGTCTACCCGGTGCGCGACGGGATACCGATATTGCTGGTGGAAGAAACAAAGTAG
- the folD gene encoding bifunctional methylenetetrahydrofolate dehydrogenase/methenyltetrahydrofolate cyclohydrolase FolD, protein MNTTTTATILDGNKIAAQIKAEATEAVQKLIAAGRRPGLAVILAGHNPASEIYVRNKVKTCQQLGMLSEHLTPPDTVTTDELLQMVHELNQRDEIDGILVQLPLPPQVDAKKVLLAVSPEKDVDGFHPMNVGNLSTQRPGLVPCTPAGVIEILRRSNIAIEGQNAVVIGRSDIVGKPVAMLLLNANATVTVCHSKTKNLPAVARQADIVVAAIGRAGYVTEEFIKPGATVIDVGINKITDRKEFDKFFLGDAAREKTFTEKGSVLVGDVDPHVVRVAGAFTPVPGGVGPMTIAMLMANTVKACQMRRGAK, encoded by the coding sequence ATGAACACCACCACCACGGCCACCATCCTTGACGGCAATAAGATCGCCGCACAGATCAAAGCAGAAGCCACCGAAGCAGTGCAAAAGCTGATCGCCGCCGGGCGGCGTCCTGGGCTGGCGGTGATTCTGGCGGGACACAATCCGGCTTCTGAGATTTACGTCCGCAACAAGGTCAAGACCTGCCAGCAACTGGGGATGCTCAGCGAACATCTCACACCGCCGGACACCGTCACCACCGACGAGCTGCTGCAGATGGTCCACGAGCTCAACCAGCGTGACGAAATTGACGGCATCCTGGTCCAGCTTCCGCTGCCGCCGCAAGTTGACGCGAAGAAAGTTTTGCTGGCGGTCTCGCCCGAGAAAGACGTGGACGGATTTCATCCCATGAACGTGGGCAATCTTTCCACGCAGCGTCCTGGCCTCGTTCCCTGCACACCCGCGGGCGTGATTGAAATACTGCGGCGCAGCAATATCGCCATCGAAGGGCAGAACGCGGTGGTGATCGGACGCAGTGACATCGTCGGCAAGCCGGTGGCCATGCTGCTGCTCAACGCCAATGCTACGGTTACGGTCTGCCATTCCAAGACCAAAAACCTTCCCGCAGTCGCGCGCCAGGCGGACATCGTGGTAGCCGCGATTGGCCGCGCCGGATACGTCACCGAAGAGTTCATCAAGCCCGGCGCCACGGTGATTGACGTGGGCATCAACAAAATTACCGACCGCAAGGAATTCGACAAGTTCTTTTTGGGCGACGCCGCGCGTGAAAAGACCTTCACGGAAAAAGGCTCGGTCCTGGTGGGCGACGTTGACCCTCATGTCGTCCGCGTGGCGGGAGCGTTTACGCCCGTCCCTGGCGGCGTGGGGCCCATGACCATTGCCATGCTTATGGCCAACACTGTAAAAGCTTGCCAGATGCGCCGGGGCGCAAAGTAG
- the coaE gene encoding dephospho-CoA kinase (Dephospho-CoA kinase (CoaE) performs the final step in coenzyme A biosynthesis.): protein MVRVGLTGGIACGKSTVGKMFSEMSAHIIEADSIAHELYRPGEPVYQELVEKFGKDILRPDAEIDRARLASLAFDDGRVQELNRIVHPAVIKRQEQWMYQVGKKDPYAITMVEAALIIEAGAKGRFDKIIVVTCKPEQKVVRYAQRAGIPESAARAEVERRSKAQLTDAEKVRRADYVIDNSGPIDLTRHQVERIYAELKVLAKRLSFER from the coding sequence ATGGTGCGCGTCGGCCTCACTGGCGGGATCGCCTGCGGCAAATCCACCGTGGGCAAGATGTTTTCTGAGATGAGCGCCCACATCATTGAGGCCGATTCCATCGCGCATGAGCTGTATCGTCCGGGCGAGCCGGTGTACCAGGAGCTGGTGGAGAAATTCGGCAAAGACATCCTGCGGCCGGACGCGGAGATTGACCGCGCGCGCCTGGCCTCGCTGGCGTTTGACGACGGGCGCGTCCAAGAGTTAAACCGGATTGTGCACCCCGCGGTGATCAAGCGGCAGGAGCAATGGATGTACCAGGTGGGCAAGAAAGATCCGTACGCCATCACCATGGTGGAAGCCGCGCTGATCATTGAAGCCGGCGCCAAAGGGCGCTTTGACAAGATCATTGTTGTGACCTGCAAGCCGGAACAAAAAGTTGTGCGTTACGCCCAGCGCGCCGGGATCCCGGAGTCCGCCGCGCGCGCCGAGGTGGAGCGCCGCAGCAAAGCCCAGTTGACGGACGCTGAAAAAGTCCGCCGCGCCGACTACGTGATTGACAACTCCGGGCCGATCGACCTGACTCGCCATCAGGTGGAACGCATTTACGCCGAACTGAAAGTCCTGGCCAAGCGCCTGTCTTTTGAACGATGA
- a CDS encoding trypsin-like peptidase domain-containing protein: MKWLRPVLLAILFVALFYLLTTRRDSHQLPSWVTRPEHVETTASAAAPTFDAEEQLNISVYKKALPSVVNITSTAVAFDFFYGAVPQQGMGSGFVIDGDGHILTNYHVIENARQVEVTTSDKKKYKAEIIGADPPHDLAIIQIPVRTVPRAELGDSRDLVVGQKVFAIGNPFGLNGTMTRGIISSIRSVRGQRGFIDEAIQTDAAINPGNSGGPLLNSQGKVIGINSMILTGGVEQSAGIGFAIPINTAKAVLDDLVHVGHARYPTLGVRTIPIGPDLASEMGLASDSGLLIVQVVAGSAAERGGLKGGTEKAYLGNQPITLGGDLIVAIDGEAVSDQQELSHFMQNHHAGDQVTVTIYRGKKKMDVKVVLAEMKNGAA; the protein is encoded by the coding sequence ATGAAGTGGCTGCGTCCTGTTCTTCTCGCCATATTGTTTGTCGCTCTTTTCTACCTGCTCACCACGCGCCGTGACTCGCACCAGCTGCCCTCTTGGGTCACGCGTCCGGAGCACGTTGAGACCACGGCTTCGGCGGCGGCGCCCACGTTTGACGCCGAAGAGCAGCTCAACATCTCGGTGTACAAGAAAGCGTTGCCTTCGGTGGTGAACATCACGTCCACCGCCGTGGCGTTTGATTTTTTCTACGGCGCGGTGCCGCAGCAGGGCATGGGGTCCGGCTTTGTGATTGACGGCGACGGCCACATCCTGACCAACTACCACGTGATCGAAAACGCGCGCCAGGTGGAGGTCACCACCAGCGACAAGAAAAAGTACAAGGCAGAGATCATCGGCGCCGACCCGCCGCACGATCTGGCCATCATCCAGATTCCCGTGCGCACCGTCCCCCGGGCCGAGCTTGGCGATTCGCGCGACCTGGTGGTGGGGCAGAAAGTGTTCGCCATCGGCAACCCGTTTGGCCTGAACGGCACCATGACGCGCGGCATCATCAGCTCCATCCGCTCGGTGCGCGGCCAGCGCGGGTTCATTGATGAAGCCATACAGACTGACGCGGCCATCAACCCCGGCAACTCCGGCGGGCCGCTGCTGAACTCGCAAGGCAAAGTGATTGGCATCAATTCCATGATCCTCACCGGAGGCGTCGAGCAGAGCGCGGGCATCGGCTTTGCCATCCCCATCAACACCGCCAAGGCCGTGCTGGACGACTTGGTGCACGTGGGCCACGCGCGCTATCCCACGCTGGGCGTACGCACGATTCCGATTGGCCCTGACCTGGCCAGCGAGATGGGCCTGGCCTCGGACTCCGGACTGCTAATCGTGCAAGTGGTTGCGGGCAGCGCGGCGGAGCGTGGCGGCCTGAAGGGCGGCACGGAAAAAGCCTACCTGGGAAACCAGCCCATCACCCTGGGCGGCGACCTGATCGTGGCCATTGACGGCGAGGCCGTCTCCGACCAGCAGGAGCTTTCTCACTTCATGCAAAACCATCACGCCGGCGACCAAGTGACGGTGACCATCTATCGCGGAAAAAAGAAGATGGACGTAAAAGTGGTGCTGGCGGAGATGAAGAATGGGGCGGCGTAA
- a CDS encoding GAF domain-containing protein — protein MPHKYLLKEFEEFARSATKPEPLMEYVSRRIHLHIPRYNWVGFYLSNKADSGTLVLGPHVGSFTPNPRISFDQGLCGSAASTHWVVVADNVADDPRYLQASDLVKSQISVPIVVGGMAVAVFNVESYFLAAFRRPEERGFVEASAKIIAKCFARTVASDLVQV, from the coding sequence ATGCCGCACAAATACCTCTTGAAAGAATTTGAGGAGTTCGCCAGATCGGCCACCAAACCCGAGCCGCTGATGGAGTACGTGTCGCGACGAATCCACCTGCACATTCCACGCTACAACTGGGTCGGATTCTACCTGAGCAACAAAGCTGATTCTGGCACGCTGGTGCTGGGGCCGCACGTCGGCAGCTTTACTCCCAACCCGAGAATTTCCTTTGATCAAGGCCTGTGTGGCTCGGCCGCTTCCACGCACTGGGTGGTGGTGGCAGACAATGTTGCCGACGACCCACGCTATCTCCAAGCATCAGACCTGGTGAAATCGCAGATCTCGGTGCCGATCGTGGTCGGCGGCATGGCAGTGGCGGTGTTCAACGTAGAAAGCTACTTCTTGGCCGCCTTTAGGCGTCCGGAAGAACGCGGTTTTGTGGAAGCCAGCGCCAAAATCATCGCGAAGTGCTTTGCCAGGACGGTGGCCAGCGATTTAGTGCAGGTGTGA
- a CDS encoding DUF1837 domain-containing protein encodes MPDPSPSPPLRRLLVSRAKLQVVAGACRIVQVSSFRTRQDGVVLSDYVANRAPLFYRRLERVIEDLKAGLFLSAFRDTLAKLPSAESFQESHFGEILAGLFAEEIGGLKRIYSKLSLLTAQNANAFKMDLLLCNSATVPIEFVFGEVKSSAKSLSDGLPVGHDKSCYASLFDSFNKYGEEDLEFDITAARDNLEILDPAEAQRIKTALLPYADRRVKYAGFVVIDQATHAENEANVLATRRNKKEFDVELICIESLKNTIDDAYAKLKTTRS; translated from the coding sequence TTGCCCGATCCTTCACCATCTCCGCCACTCCGGCGCTTGTTGGTTTCTCGCGCCAAGCTACAGGTTGTGGCAGGTGCATGCCGAATTGTTCAGGTCTCCAGCTTCAGGACACGTCAAGACGGGGTCGTTCTTTCTGACTATGTCGCGAATCGTGCACCGTTGTTTTACAGGAGATTGGAACGCGTTATCGAAGACTTAAAAGCTGGTCTTTTCTTGTCAGCGTTCCGCGATACCCTCGCTAAGCTCCCGTCAGCAGAGTCATTTCAGGAATCGCACTTTGGTGAGATTCTAGCTGGGCTATTTGCCGAGGAAATTGGCGGGCTTAAAAGGATCTACAGCAAGCTATCCTTATTAACTGCCCAGAATGCCAACGCATTCAAAATGGACCTTCTGCTGTGCAATTCTGCAACCGTCCCAATTGAATTCGTCTTTGGAGAAGTCAAGTCCAGTGCAAAGTCTTTGTCTGACGGGCTTCCGGTTGGTCATGACAAATCTTGTTATGCGTCATTGTTTGACTCGTTCAACAAGTATGGAGAGGAGGATCTCGAATTTGATATTACCGCAGCTAGAGATAATCTCGAGATCCTCGACCCGGCAGAGGCACAACGAATCAAGACAGCCCTGTTGCCCTATGCAGACCGCCGTGTGAAATACGCTGGGTTTGTCGTGATTGATCAAGCGACTCACGCTGAAAATGAGGCTAACGTACTCGCGACCCGGCGAAACAAAAAGGAGTTCGATGTGGAACTCATCTGTATTGAGTCTTTAAAAAACACCATTGATGATGCTTATGCGAAGTTGAAAACGACTAGGAGCTAG